Within the Megalops cyprinoides isolate fMegCyp1 chromosome 10, fMegCyp1.pri, whole genome shotgun sequence genome, the region CAGCAGGATTACTTGTAAATAAATTTAACCGAACCTACGTCAGGAAAGAAGAAATTCCTTCCTTGACATTAAAAAGCATATTGACGAATAATTCGTTGTATGTGAGCATATGCAAGCTGGGGCAGCTGATCTAGATTCTCTCACAGTGATGATCTCCAGTGCTGCTTTAGTTAGCCGTGCAAAACGCTTTCATGGTCACACATTTGGTGTTAAAACGATGTGCAGTTCCTTAAGTTATTCAGAAAGATATTTTGGATTTGGTGCCCGTAAACAGGCATGGGTGAGTAAGACTGaattaataatgctaataaggACCTTGTTTAGTAGAGTTTACTACATGAGACAAAAACTGTTATGTAAGTTAAAATGCATTGGTGAAGGTATCAAAATGCCTTTTCATAGAAGTAGTAGCTTacattatgtaacattacatgGATAACCTTTAGTTAGTGTTACTGAATGATATGTTGCTGATGTTTGAAGTATTGgattcattttacataaattttaCCAGTCATTTATGCCACCGATTCCTGCCCAGTCCTGATTGCAGCAGAACAGGTGGTCTCCGTGGCCACAGATATTCAGTTGGCGTGCAGTGGGTCTCAGTGCTGTTGAAAGACTTTGCATCAGAATTGCTGTTGAATGAAGCCTGGAATATCAGCATTTACCTGAAATGCTGTGTCAATTGTTGCATTATCATCAGTACAAAACTCCAATGTGTCATTGAATGTGTGATATTTGTAGGATTGATCAGATGacacttcatttatttatgactaAATCAAAAGGAGATATAAGTCAAATGTCACATtctaaaatgtgcatgtttgtattcttccagaAAATGCTGGAGGCTTCAGGGACCCCCAATAAGAGCGagtaaagaaaagagaagagacaAATACTGCAGATACTGACGGACCCTCATCAAGATCCAGAGAAAACGACCACAACCACAGAAAAATGACCTTTATTTGCTGTTTACACGCTGTTTACACGCTGTTAACGTGCTGCACTGCAAGTGAAGCCTTAATCCAGGCAGGACTGTGGATCCTCCTGCTGCTTAAATTATTGGACAGGGTGGTGTATTTAACTGTTACGTCTGTCACCACACATTATGCATTACATACGCCTGAGAAAAGGCCTGACCCTTCTGAATAGGAAATATCTGTTTGGAGTTGCTgattatgggtgtgtgtgtgtgggtgtgtttgtgcatgctttATTATGATTGTATTATCGAAGACACTCCCCCCACATTTATCTCAGAGAGAATAATCAAGAGGCTTCATTTCATTATATGTTCATATTCATTACTGTAACAGAAATGCATGACATCTGCTAGGACTCCAGAATGGCCTCTGTAATAGAATGTCAAAGCAAAGAAAACGTGGTCTAAATAAAGCATCTGCAAAGGTGCTGCAGGCAGTTTGCACTGAGACACGGGGTTTTGTTAGGGGGTGAATATTAGTTAACTTTCCAAAGCTGGAGATACGGGACAGGGGGAGGTGCACCTTGAGACATAATGAGCCTTTGCAGTTACACAGTTTCATCCAAAACGATTCATCCTTCCAAAAACAATTTCAGACAATCCAAAAAAAGTATTTCCCACATATAGATGAAAAGTGGTTTTCACAACACTTACTTACTGGGCTCTTATCCAATCTTACTACCAcatatttcagcttttcaaGCCATGGCATCCTtaatacagacagagaaatacCTCAGGAATAAATGAAGACTGTTCTTCCAACACAAGCATGCAAATGATGAAATGGTTGCAGATACTGTATACTTGTAAAAAAATCTAAGAGGTGTGAAACACCAATTGTATAATATGATCCACAGCTTTATGAATGGTTTGAGTAATAAACTGTAATACTCTGAGAGTGGCGGTTTGCAGGTGACGGTTTGTCTTACTGTAGTGGTGAAAGTATAGCGATATATAGTATAGGACTTCATACACAACAAAACACCACTCAAAACTAAGGGGCAGTGCCTTTGAATACAGCAAATTCCACTGTTATGTTCCTGGCCCTCTGTGTTCTACATGTGAACTCATCCTGTGCTTTGTAGTCCTGCCTTAACTCCATCCTGACAGTCTCCCTCAAAGGAatacatttacaacaaaaaccaaattgCCTTCCTGTCGTCTTTttgagtgtgcttgtgttcGTGTTTTTCCTGCATGCATCTCCAAGGTCAAACAGGGGAATTCACATGCCCCACAGGAGTTCTTCTGCAAGAGCTGCTTCCTCAGAGGCTACCTTTCACATTGCCATTCCGTATGACTGCTTCCAGACAGAGGCTTTGCATGTGCAGTTTGTACGAAGTCAGACTTTCCAGGTCGTTAATTCTCACTGACAATCATCTCCCACAGGACACGTGCACGCCGTTTCATTAAATCTGTCCATTTTTTGGACCCATCCAGACCAAGCTGTCAGAGCACTGCAACACCTGCTCCGGAAAGGGGACACAGCAGAATGGCTCTGCTCCCATCACAGTAAAGGTTTATATGATCCAAACATCACAGGCTAAATTTCAGCACCAGACCTGGAGAAAGCCTTGCCTAAGGGTGCTGCCACCTTTAATGGATCAGTGTTTACATCACAGGAGGAACATGCTGTTCTTGAAGTCCTCCAGTGttataaaaaacaatgcaatctATCAACAGGTTTTGGCAGCCACGGGTAACATCTCACCATTCCACACCAGTGTGTGAAAGACATCCTCCCCTAGCTGAGACTCCCAAGTTAAACTTGGCATTAGGAGTTGAACTTGAAATTTGGCATCAGGAGATTCTACCCTCCTGCACCTACTTTCAGCCTTCACATCAGTCCTGATTCCACCAAAATAGGCAAGTGAGTGGATCTTACTGCACTTATAAGCCAATGTCTCAAGGCAGGAGGATGTACACTGCACAATATCAAAACAGTAcccgtgtttttttttaaacaaccaaTTCCAATATTTTGAAACTGGGACAAattcatgttcatattcatattcatcatATCCATAAaaattctgtgctgtgaaacatAAATGCTCTGAGAATGGTGACTCACTCGTGAAAGACAGACGAAAGATCTTACATTGTTGGTAGGAAAGTCATGTGATGATCATAAACGCACATTGCTGCATAGACGTGTtaattttccacagaaaaatgcTGTACCCAATCAGCTGTGAAAATTGAAAAGCATAAAACATTCGTACAACTGCCAGGAGTATCTCTACACTAATTAAAAGAGTCCACAAATAAACAGTTGCCTGTACAAAAGCACTAAGGAATGCAGGCTGTTAGTAAATGAAGCCAATTCATTTGCATGCTCTACGAAATgtattactgtacataaatatgtttatcatctctgttaaaaacaaagcatgtaAATCTATATGACCAATATAAATATGAATCCACCCAGCTGGGAGCTGACAGTATTATCAGGATTAGAGGAGGGCgttaacatttttgtattgGATATTACTGACCACGAAAACAAAAGACAGCAGTCAGAGTTGTAAGAGGGGGTTTCCCCCACATTTAATTTTGGACAATACCACAGCTATATGTAATTTTTGAGGAAGGTATCAGCAACagcattatacatttttttttaattcattttcatttttcgCATTTCATGTTTTCCCCATTTCGTTCTTTTAGCCAGTAAGTACATGGTTTGGTCCAATAACGTATCTTTTTAAAGTAGTGGTTGATCTGTCCATTGCTGTACCTGGACTGACAATGGAAAACATACAACACATGCACTGTCATTCACCTGTTTACATTTGGGTAAGACAACAGCCAGACACCCTCACATTAGCAGTAGTGTTGTGttcttatttaatttgttttgtattgagACACACATAACTAATAAGGCTATGTTACAGCTATGCACCAAATGGTCAACTTTGCTGTGTTAAATGTAGAACATCATATTTACAACTATTCACAgatctttgtcttttttcctgccCAAGTTGCCATTTTAAGGCTGTACAgatttgaaatataaaacaaaatatatataatatatatttatatgtatatatatatctgtatatatttacagatAGCTGCAACATATAGCTTATTGCCAATGCCCTTTTAATATATTCCCTATCATTTTCTCCTTTGAAATCAGCTCCAGAAAAGCATCTCCACTCCCATGTAAGAGAGAGGAAAACTACCAACACTGATCCACCGTACAGAACTTCATTCCTTAATGAATGACTAAGTTCTGTCAGTGTGACGACCCGGCAGCTTAGTGCTGTACTGGGTCATCCAGTAACTCCATAGTGCTGTTCTGACCTGACACCGGGTTGAACAGCCATCCCTGCAAACTCAAAAGtccaaaaatacttttaaaacatctatatactgtacaaacaCCCCCTAAAACTCATGTTCTCCAAGACTTTTGTtaatatagaaaaataaatgaggtGTAACAAAAAGTGACAAACAGCTTAgctggaataaaaatgaataaaattacagGACtcacatggaaaaataaagtgtttAAAGCAATGGGTCCTTTCAATATATACTAAAATGGATACTCACACCTAAACAGAACCACGTTAAAAGACAATAAATGCGGACCCCTCCCCAAAGCAAAACTCTGGTTCTTTTGTGGTTGTAATATTCACATAGAGACTTAATTTAAATTGACAAATGTAACCAGTTTCATCTGGAAGCTGGAAAGAAAAACCCAAGCTGATCTTAGAAATGACACCTGCCTTGACTTTTTTAAGCTCTCTCCCTACTATGAATATTTCTGTAACAGCAAGACACAAAGTCTGGGTATTTCAAATAAAGGTCAAACTGTCATTCAGTTGTCTAGCATACACTTGCTGGGTTACACAatttagtaaaataaaatgctgtttgtaaagaaataaaatgcattggcTAAAGTTGTTTACTGGCGCTTAAAACATAAACCCTTTCAGCCTTCAAATGCGATTCAGTGCGAGATTATGAggtaaaaatcaaacaaattttgATATTGTAATAGCGATTGTCTGTGTGCAGAATGAAGTAAAAGCACTTCTCAGACAACATTGTCCTTCGGGGCAAAATACACTGTTATATTTTAACATCTTTagctaaaacatttttataaacattttcttttgattctGGTCATTTAATTTAAGACTTGACAGTGGAAAGGATCTCTACAGCTTTTCCATGGTCATCACTCATATTAATCTGAGTCTTTGCCATAATCATCTCTGTCTGGCACATGCCTTACTCTCAGTGGATGCGTAGCATCATCAGGGCTCAATTTGTTTAGACTGAGTGAGTCTATTGTAAGTGCTTGCCCAGAGACTACTGCACCATCTCCTTTCTTTACACAAAGTTTggtctttttaattttctgtgtaCTGTAACGACTCCCTACCCCTGGCTGTTGTGACCCAGTCTTTACAGTACACTCTTTTAAAAGTCCAGATTCTTCTAAATAAAACTGAGTTCTAACTCCTGTGACATTAACACAAATAATTTAGCAGGCGAAATAAAAagattgtgaaattaaaaaaaaaaaaaaaaaaaagcaagcgAAAGATCGAGACAAAACAGTATgtacaataaaaacagaaaggcagcAGTATGCTCCTCTTTGTTCACAGTAGATCCCTCTGAGGAAAGTAAAAATACATGGCAAGTAACACAAATGAGGATGATTAAGACAGTGGGGATGGTGAGGTCATTCAAAGCAGCTGGAAGAGCGCTATCGTCAGTCGTTTGCtacagacggggggggggggtgaggtcgACTCTCAGATGACCTGGCAGCAGGTGGGCGGGGCGGCTCCGCACAGCGGGCGGTCCTGGGGGTTACGCTGGATGTTGACAGAGATGGTTCTGTCGCAGAGAGGGAGCTCCAACACGCCATGCTTCAGGTTGAAGGCGGCGCTCTCCCGTGCCAGGTCCAGCGCCTTCAGGGTGGTTTGGTCTGGGTACGAGTCGAGCCCGGGGCCGGCCAGCGGGGGCACGTCGAGGCTGCCACTGGAGCCGACGCACATCCGCCAGGAGGACCTCTCCTGCAGCCTGATGCCGGAGAAGCTCTGACGGTCCAGCAGGAAGCGGCCCatccctgccccgcccaccccgcTCAGGCTGTGGAGCTGGGAGCTGAGACACAGGCTCATCAGTTTCAGActctccaccacccccccgACGGTCCTGGAGGAGCGGGACGTGGAGCCCgatgtgctgctgcagcttcggctggagcagcaggaggggcTGCCCTGTCCTTTGTTCCCgcctcctcccccgccccctcctccacccccgccccctccccctcccccaggtggACTGCCCCTGTCCGGCCCCGTGCTGCCCTCCCCCGGGGGCTTGCTCTGCCCTCCCCCACCTCCGCCGCCCCCGCCACTGCCCCCCTCGCTGCTGTCCCGCCGGTTCCAGCCATAGGCAAAGCCGGTGTCCTTGTCCAGCCGGCGCCGGTGGCTCTCTGAGTCATCATCACTGGTCtcagagctggagcagctggagccGCGGGTCTGGCTCGTCCGCCGCTGGAAGCGCTTGTGGGGCGTGGCCGGGGACGCCATGTTCTTCAGCCGGCTCAGCTTGGGCGGCAGGCTCTCCGCCACGTCGAAATCGTCGTCCGATTCGCCCTCCTCCTCGAAGATCTGGTTGAGGACGGGGGCGCTCTTACGGGACGGCAGCCGGTTGGGGACGGACGGCTTGCGCCGCAGGATCACCTGGGTGGGCAGGGGGGACGgctcgtcttcctcctcctcgtcttcctccACTCGGAACAGGCAGGTGCGCTGCTGGCCAGGGGCGGGGGCTGTGGCCCCCCCTGACTTCAGCGAGCTGGTCGGCGGGAGGGCGGAGGCCAGCGACGGGACGGGGGGCTCGCTGGGCTCCTCACGCCGCCCCAGGTCCAGCAGGCCCCTCCCACGATGCCCGTTCAGTAGGTTCTCTGTGCTGCGGGCAGGGGACTGAGGACCGCCCCCATGAGAGATGGACGAGGCGGCCAGACTATCCTCAATGTCCTGGTGCATGTCGATCTTCGTCGGCCACGACTGCCTGCATATGACaaccaaagaaaatatttctctacAGTATGCTTCCAAGAACTACAGGACAAGTGCCATTTCAAGACACACATGGCTACATACCCATACAACAAAGATCAAGGTCCTAACAGCAAAGAAACTAAGCTAAAGTCCACTACTGAAACCACAGCCAGTTTCATTTCTGCAGTACAATCCCCTAGAGGTCAATAAGGAGCGGTATTTGGTGATACACACTTTCATTTCAGCTATGTTTTGAGTATGGGGACTAAGCCCTCCACTGTGGGTAGAGTGGGAGGAAACTACAGACCAGCCACCTTTCACACCGAGTGGTAAAAGCATCTCCCTGTGGTCCACTGCTCTACCTGAACAAGCcagtacaaaaaaataaataaaatgaaggcACACCCATGCCCTGCAGCACTGTCTAGTCACGGAAGACATCAGACAGAGaaacctttttcatttcagagaaaacagtCATGGGCTCCATCAAGGTTGTTCTGTGTGTTAGTTTGTTCAGTGGGTAAACAGAAAGTGGAGGTCTTTGACACTCTTTGACActgcacaaacagcaacagcacaaaccACAAAGGCAGTTATGGCAGCATTCATCTCACTGGAGCCTGAGACAGACTTTACAGGCTTAGAGGCTCCAATCAGCAGCGACAAAAAGAACTGAAGAGTGAACCCCTCCCCATTcgcagacacccccccccccccccccccccaatccaacAGATCTGCCTGCTGCAACCTCTGAATGTCTGCGTTAGAGATCAAAATGGCTAAAAAGCAGCCACATCAGAGCTGCGGgatccacactgctgtacaaaGCCATCCAACTGTACAAAACCACACAGCTCTACCCTTCCTATATAGCAAAGCCATTCTGTGTGAATGACCTACACATTTACGATGTCCAGGCCAGCAATCAGGcttattttacttaaaaaaaaatactgtttgtaAAGTCTTTACCTACAATCATATCCCTCCATAcacaatatgtaaatataaatgttaattaaaatatcaaaacacaatctttaatttccttcattttctttgaatggCTAGCTCTGATACCTGTTATGATAGAATGAGACTGTGAGGACAGTTTTAGAGGTTGCACAGTCATGACACAGAGATGTGTCTTACTAATGactgaaacactgaagaaaGCTACTGagctttacaaaaaaagaaaaaaatctctctcttaCTGCCAAGTTCACTTTCTGTGCtctgaatgttttattatattgcattatggACCGCTTGCCCTGCAGTTAAATGTGATATTTCTTTTAGAGTGACAAAGTGCACCACGTGAAACTGCTCCTACGGGAAACACGGGCCTGACAGAGCTCTATTTGTCAGTACAAATTTGAGTAAATGCTCCGCTCCAGAGAAGCACACAATGCCTAAAAATCTTAGGTCTCTCAAAATCAATTACTGTTGTGTCCTTTAAACATGTCAAAGTCAATGACGAACACTTTAGAGCTTACAGGATGGAACGGTCACTATATAGTCACTCCAGAGTTGTCCTTTTCTGGAGCACACCTTGTGAAGTTACAACTACACCAAGACATCCAGCATAATGTTTAGGTGTACAAtttgtcagaaaataaaattatcatATGTTAAAATGAGTCTGTTTGAGGCATTAAAAGTGGGAAAAGTCATGAGGCTATTCTTGGACAATGTAAACAACCACAGACATGGATTTCCTATTATGTTTTAGGGAGTATAGTTGACAAGTGATGGGGTGATTACCTGAACTGGGCCTTGATGTTGCTGGGGCTGGAGGAACGGGTCTGGATCTCcttctcctgtttctctctgagaaTCCTCTCCGCCAGCAGGAAGTACGTGGCTGTGATGTGGTCGTACTTATTTGTCTCCAAGGCCCTGATGAGGAGCAGAAGACAAGGGAAGAGGTTGAGAAAGAGGGGGggtgacagtgaaagagagagggggccaGGAAAGAGCAAAGTAAACAAAGGGGAAAtcaagaaaatgagaaagacagaacaggtaaaaaataatattttgaaatggcAAGATGGTCAAACTAACCCACAACCTCAGCATCAGCTACTCAACCAAGCGTTTTCACACCCAGCTATTGAACTGTGCTCATCCTCAGGAACGGCCAAGTTTATTccactctctcactgtctctgacTGGGATGACACCATGAGTCTCACCACACTGATAGACTTGATACTGTACGCTATTGCACACGAGATGCAATAGTTTCAATAGTTGAGCAATACGCTCAACAAGAGGGAAGAAGCAAGTCCAGCGCAGGGAAAGAGATGGAGTCAGCCACAGAGGGGTGGAGCTACAGGTTAAGTTAAAGATCGCTGGGCAGTGCCTCTTACTCGATGATGGCTTCCCGGTCAGCAATGTCGCCCAGGACCATGCGCTGGATGATGCTGTTGTGCTCCTCCTCGGACAGGTGCCTGTGGGACACCAGCGGAGTGCTGTACTTGGTGGCGGGGGAGGGGTCGACGCCCTGCAGCCACGCGTGCTCCTCGATGGCCTCGAGCGAGGCTCGGCGTTTCGGGTCTCGCTGCAGCATGCGGTCAatcaggctgggggggggagagcaaAGTCAGGCAACCGCCATCATCACTAAAGATCTGAGGATTCTGTTTACCACAGATGGAATTTCCTGTTTAAGACAAGAAAACAGCCAATTTCCCCCATATAGATATTGCTACTTCAAATACGACATGAAGATAATACACACTGCTCCGATTTAGTTGGAGTCTTACTCCAACaccacacagattttttttctttttgctgcaAGTCACAAAATGGCCATTATACTGTGGGGttcttattttgaaatgactcTGTGCATATCCCCTGATCTTACATGTGGACTGGCTGGTGCAGGGAGTTAGTGAATATGATAAAATATCCAGGTGATTTAGGGACCAGTGCATCTGCACAGCATTTACTACAAAAGCCATCATCTGGAAACCAGAAAGGAGGCGGCAAGGAGAAACAAAATGGATTTGTACACTTCTTACATTTATCTAGGTGTCTGTACAGTACCCTCGGGTAGCGATTAGAGGTGCAGGTGTAGACTGAGCAGTGCATTGAACTATGGAGCTGTATTTATGTGTAAGTTCGTCCGAGGAGAAGCTGCTGCCCACTGTAGCTGTGCTCCTAACATTCTAAAATGAAGCACATTTCAAATCTGGTGCTTGATGGCAAGATAAAACATAGTAAGCCTGCCTCAGATACACATGATGCGTTTTCCCTACAAAGAAACCCAAAGCTTTTCATGAGATGGATGTATGGTGTAAGATTCATGCCAGCAGTGGAATTGTTTCATGAGTCATGTTGAAAAGAATTTTCAATTCTCCACTTCAGAAAATAAGACAAAGATTGTAGAAATTTAAACGATACATCCATTGGCTTAAAGACTGTAGTTTTACATTGagataatgcatttaaaataatttctctgTTTACCCTGCTGAGCTTGAAGATTAGATAAAGGTCACCCATAAGTAAACTAACCCCAGCTCTTCAGTAGATGTAGCCTTCATGGCTGTTGACAtgactgcacaaacacagacagacataacaATACCCCATCAGACCTCAAGGCTGAGCCTACAAACTGAATAATACAGGATACTTGAGAGATAAAATGGACACTGATCAGCTGGTTTATGAATATGTGGGGACAGCTTTAGATTATAAATTCAACATGTGTCTGAGCCACAATTATTTTCAACACGCTTAAAAAAATGCTAGTGTAGCAGATATACAGCTGACAAACCACTCTCAACTCAAATCAACCTCAGGTACTttacttttggggaaaaaagaatattaTGCAGTTAAAACAAACTTTCAATGTTATAGATCCCTGGATACCACCCTCCCTACAGTGAGCCTAATACCTCTTGACTACCAACCAATGACCCAGAAAACATTCTGAAGACTGTATGGCCACACCTCTGGCATCCAGAGTGAACCAGGTCTCCATTCAGATTACAGCCAACACTGTACTTTGAActgacattcatttttacatattccaccatgaaatattcatgggCTGCACAAACCCATTTCAGGATTTGagaccacacacatgcattacagAGGAAGTCAATAATGAATAACATTTCACTGTGATAAGAGTTGTTCTATCAATATCGGCACTCGGTTGCTCCAACAATTGCTTAGACAGGCAGGT harbors:
- the snrka gene encoding SNF-related serine/threonine-protein kinase, which codes for MAGFKRGYDGKIAGLYDLDKTLGRGHFAVVKLARHVFTGEKVAVKVIDKTKLDSTATGHLFQEVRCMKLVQHPNIVRLYEVIDTQTKLYLILELADGGDMFDYIMKHEEGLNEEQAKKYFAQIVHAISYCHRLHVVHRDLKPENVVFFEKQGLVKLTDFGFSNKFQPGKKLTTSCGSLAYSAPEILLGDEYDAPAVDIWSLGVILFMLVCGQPPFQEANDSETLTMIMDCKYTVPPHVSSACKDLIDRMLQRDPKRRASLEAIEEHAWLQGVDPSPATKYSTPLVSHRHLSEEEHNSIIQRMVLGDIADREAIIEALETNKYDHITATYFLLAERILREKQEKEIQTRSSSPSNIKAQFRQSWPTKIDMHQDIEDSLAASSISHGGGPQSPARSTENLLNGHRGRGLLDLGRREEPSEPPVPSLASALPPTSSLKSGGATAPAPGQQRTCLFRVEEDEEEEDEPSPLPTQVILRRKPSVPNRLPSRKSAPVLNQIFEEEGESDDDFDVAESLPPKLSRLKNMASPATPHKRFQRRTSQTRGSSCSSSETSDDDSESHRRRLDKDTGFAYGWNRRDSSEGGSGGGGGGGGGQSKPPGEGSTGPDRGSPPGGGGGGGGGGGGGGGGGNKGQGSPSCCSSRSCSSTSGSTSRSSRTVGGVVESLKLMSLCLSSQLHSLSGVGGAGMGRFLLDRQSFSGIRLQERSSWRMCVGSSGSLDVPPLAGPGLDSYPDQTTLKALDLARESAAFNLKHGVLELPLCDRTISVNIQRNPQDRPLCGAAPPTCCQVI